A genomic stretch from Aedes albopictus strain Foshan chromosome 2, AalbF5, whole genome shotgun sequence includes:
- the LOC134289021 gene encoding dentin sialophosphoprotein-like isoform X1, translating to MSSSKAEFFDFSDSEFDKYFKDDPAPDSDASAMSSSEAVPTASVSSIFKHANISKGNTSSNVCYADQYTEPTSNIIILDAPKQTGTDVHADSSIDSTTGSGLLVSVSANNVDMAFTANVGINVADSAEANPARPDSSTTASNRVDSDGNPDAAQRSVTESRATAPDGRPSQPAVTPDANVGSDSSSGSDSDTKDEDPLAEIVFSQRNRSMLSFQGFLYNFERKHNDRHYWGCANRKHSCKQSESCKARAVSVIKDGHHNVLSHGKHTHQPNPIDRIEKCYRSELKRRATDTSDIPSKIIRDVKSETTPLVQPRASKNAQKMLVRRRRVMNTGVQKVREVDGEFVIPEELKITIDGQLFYQKDVKQGNAASRKS from the exons ATGAGCTCAAGCAAAGCAGAATTCTTCGACTTTTCCGACTCAGAATTTGATAAGTATTTCAAAGATGATCCCGCTCCTGACTCCGATGCAAGTGCCATGTCCAGTTCCGAAGCCGTCCCCACTGCAAGCGTATCATCAATTTTCAAACACGCTAACATTTCCAAAGGTAACACTTCTTCTAACGTTTGTTACGCTGACCAATATACCGAACCGACCTCAAATATCATTATTCTTGATGCCCCGAAACAAACAGGTACCGATGTTCATGCTGATTCAAGCATCGATTCTACTACTGGTTCCGGTCTGCTTGTTTCTGTTTCCGCTAATAACGTCGACATGGCCTTCACAGCTAATGTCGGAATCAATGTTGCCGACAGTGCTGAAGCGAATCCTGCCAGACCCGATTCTTCAACAACTGCAAGTAACCGTGTCGATTCCGATGGCAATCCTGACGCCGCGCAGCGTTCCGTTACCGAGTCTCGTGCTACAGCCCCGGATGGTCGTCCCAGTCAACCAGCCGTCACACCAGATGCTAACGTTGGCTCAGATTCAAGTTCAGGATCGGATTCTGACACTAAGGACGAGGACCCTCTCGCAGAAATAgtattttctcaaagaaatcgATCTATGCTGAGCTTCCAAGGATTTTTGTACAATTTCGAACGAAAG CATAATGATCGACATTACTGGGGATGTGCCAACCGGAAGCATTCGTGTAAGCAAAGTGAGAGCTGCAAAGCGCGTGCTGTTTCGGTAATCAAAGATGGTCATCATAATGTTCTATCACATGGCAAGCATACGCATCAACCGAACCCGATAGACCGTATAGAGAAATGCTACAGATCGGAGCTGAAACGCCGTGCCACGGATACCAGTGACATCCCATCGAAAATAATTCGTGACGTGAAAAGCGAAACCACTCCACTGGTCCAACCTCGTGCTTCAAAGAACGCTCAGAAAATGCTTGTTCGCAGAAGACGGGTAATGAACACCGGCGTACAAAAAGTGAGGGAGGTAGACGGAGAATTCGTTATTCCGGAGGAGCTTAAAATCACCATTGATGGCCAGCTTTTTTATCAGAAAGATGTGAAACAGGGAAATGCAGCGTCTCGGAAAAGCTGA
- the LOC134289021 gene encoding uncharacterized protein LOC134289021 isoform X2: protein MSSSKAEFFDFSDSEFDKYFKDDPAPDSDASAMSSSEAVPTASVSSIFKHANISKGTDVHADSSIDSTTGSGLLVSVSANNVDMAFTANVGINVADSAEANPARPDSSTTASNRVDSDGNPDAAQRSVTESRATAPDGRPSQPAVTPDANVGSDSSSGSDSDTKDEDPLAEIVFSQRNRSMLSFQGFLYNFERKHNDRHYWGCANRKHSCKQSESCKARAVSVIKDGHHNVLSHGKHTHQPNPIDRIEKCYRSELKRRATDTSDIPSKIIRDVKSETTPLVQPRASKNAQKMLVRRRRVMNTGVQKVREVDGEFVIPEELKITIDGQLFYQKDVKQGNAASRKS, encoded by the exons ATGAGCTCAAGCAAAGCAGAATTCTTCGACTTTTCCGACTCAGAATTTGATAAGTATTTCAAAGATGATCCCGCTCCTGACTCCGATGCAAGTGCCATGTCCAGTTCCGAAGCCGTCCCCACTGCAAGCGTATCATCAATTTTCAAACACGCTAACATTTCCAAAG GTACCGATGTTCATGCTGATTCAAGCATCGATTCTACTACTGGTTCCGGTCTGCTTGTTTCTGTTTCCGCTAATAACGTCGACATGGCCTTCACAGCTAATGTCGGAATCAATGTTGCCGACAGTGCTGAAGCGAATCCTGCCAGACCCGATTCTTCAACAACTGCAAGTAACCGTGTCGATTCCGATGGCAATCCTGACGCCGCGCAGCGTTCCGTTACCGAGTCTCGTGCTACAGCCCCGGATGGTCGTCCCAGTCAACCAGCCGTCACACCAGATGCTAACGTTGGCTCAGATTCAAGTTCAGGATCGGATTCTGACACTAAGGACGAGGACCCTCTCGCAGAAATAgtattttctcaaagaaatcgATCTATGCTGAGCTTCCAAGGATTTTTGTACAATTTCGAACGAAAG CATAATGATCGACATTACTGGGGATGTGCCAACCGGAAGCATTCGTGTAAGCAAAGTGAGAGCTGCAAAGCGCGTGCTGTTTCGGTAATCAAAGATGGTCATCATAATGTTCTATCACATGGCAAGCATACGCATCAACCGAACCCGATAGACCGTATAGAGAAATGCTACAGATCGGAGCTGAAACGCCGTGCCACGGATACCAGTGACATCCCATCGAAAATAATTCGTGACGTGAAAAGCGAAACCACTCCACTGGTCCAACCTCGTGCTTCAAAGAACGCTCAGAAAATGCTTGTTCGCAGAAGACGGGTAATGAACACCGGCGTACAAAAAGTGAGGGAGGTAGACGGAGAATTCGTTATTCCGGAGGAGCTTAAAATCACCATTGATGGCCAGCTTTTTTATCAGAAAGATGTGAAACAGGGAAATGCAGCGTCTCGGAAAAGCTGA